The following are encoded together in the Lawsonia intracellularis PHE/MN1-00 genome:
- a CDS encoding class II aldolase/adducin family protein translates to MFLSLSLPSVLERVKTGIESLSDLVYGETSLLPSIETPIHAILPQKLVVHLHMIDAIIHSILPDGHTHLAKKLHGLSWIMVPYIKPGLSLSHYLSEQVSSTKTNIFLLQNHGIILTGDSHQHIISLLNEITKRLHLPVKPLIQPNIFHLIKINDSNWTIPVNTLYYIC, encoded by the coding sequence ATTTTTCTTTCCCTATCACTACCCTCCGTACTTGAAAGAGTAAAAACAGGAATAGAATCTCTTTCTGATCTTGTTTATGGCGAAACTTCTTTACTTCCATCTATAGAAACACCAATACATGCTATTCTACCACAAAAACTAGTTGTTCATTTACATATGATTGATGCTATTATCCATTCTATTCTTCCAGATGGACATACTCATCTAGCAAAAAAACTCCATGGTCTATCTTGGATAATGGTTCCTTATATAAAACCAGGGTTATCTTTAAGTCATTATTTATCAGAACAAGTATCTTCTACAAAAACAAATATATTTTTATTACAGAATCATGGAATAATTCTTACTGGAGATAGTCATCAACATATTATTTCATTATTAAATGAAATAACAAAACGTCTTCATTTACCTGTAAAACCATTAATTCAACCAAATATATTTCATCTTATAAAGATTAACGATAGCAACTGGACTATTCCAGTTAATACTCTATACTACATATGTTAG
- a CDS encoding DUF6077 domain-containing protein, whose translation MKINRIFSLCIHFPSYCLIFFSFFTIYYHIFLFCRATFIQFCYLGFPLSIFSTLIYFCYYKFNNIFIQIKQHTDTTNNFIQDENKYISIMISIACIIMFIYFFSKSYLLTWILCVIFLLVSLFYKKQQEKNIPVSTLKIKIVWKDLFAIFLLSFLYALLTICIKRTDADDALFVAIAVHLINLPHEQLFQTDPLFHDIPFKIWPYQFESFNVLSAVLSTLTNLQPAKVSHYILATISSILYPLAWSRFFLHFGITPRVIFFPFLLLSFLLAESHASFGNFTFVRFFQGKAIFVSIIVPLIYSSIWDFINDKKKKDILNVFLLSVAAFGCTSSAIFIVPQIIGFSLICAYSFISIRNMCYLISPIMCYYGFWIITFFITIISPIKNSYVIPVVTEDTVQFVFGTIQKFILLFFILTSWLYIKNQKKKYYFLLLTLLYFLIPLNPYCMQILKIGVTPYICWRELWTIPIWGIACIGLYGLTLLSATYIVSIFKQGNKNFIQCILLCFFTISMLSLSNLRSSNFERMGFDRLWYPHIYEKVLSTIDKNLTSGQTIIAPYDLSCWLTTFKKRYHVLTNRYLVALDEYIKLYDPNIAAFLNLENPTKEEQIFFINWVKDVSPNAIVIKNSQRLYNNLTLLGYERILIDPTGDLFLKIK comes from the coding sequence ATGAAAATAAACCGTATCTTTTCTTTATGTATTCACTTTCCATCATACTGTCTTATCTTCTTTTCTTTTTTTACAATATACTATCATATTTTTTTATTTTGTAGAGCTACATTTATACAATTTTGTTATCTAGGTTTTCCTTTATCTATTTTTTCTACTCTAATTTATTTTTGTTATTATAAATTTAATAATATTTTTATACAAATAAAACAACATACAGATACTACTAATAATTTTATTCAAGATGAAAATAAATACATATCTATAATGATTAGTATAGCATGTATTATCATGTTTATATACTTTTTCAGTAAAAGCTATCTCTTGACATGGATATTATGTGTTATTTTTTTACTTGTAAGTCTATTTTACAAAAAACAACAAGAAAAAAATATCCCTGTATCTACTTTAAAAATAAAAATAGTCTGGAAAGATCTTTTTGCTATCTTTTTACTATCTTTTTTATATGCATTATTAACAATTTGTATTAAAAGAACAGATGCTGATGATGCACTTTTTGTTGCTATAGCAGTTCACTTAATAAACTTACCACATGAACAGCTTTTTCAGACAGATCCATTATTTCACGATATACCATTTAAAATTTGGCCTTATCAGTTTGAATCATTTAATGTTCTTTCTGCTGTATTGTCTACTTTAACAAACTTACAACCTGCTAAAGTCTCTCATTACATCCTTGCAACAATATCTTCCATACTATATCCGTTAGCTTGGTCACGTTTCTTCCTTCACTTTGGAATAACACCACGAGTAATATTCTTTCCTTTTTTACTACTCAGTTTCTTATTAGCTGAAAGTCATGCATCTTTCGGAAACTTTACCTTTGTAAGATTTTTCCAGGGAAAGGCTATATTTGTAAGTATAATTGTACCTCTTATCTATAGTTCTATTTGGGATTTTATTAACGATAAAAAGAAGAAAGACATTTTAAATGTCTTTCTTCTTTCTGTTGCTGCATTTGGATGTACTTCTTCAGCAATCTTTATTGTCCCACAGATTATTGGTTTTAGTTTAATATGTGCTTATTCTTTTATTTCTATACGTAACATGTGTTACCTTATTTCTCCTATAATGTGTTATTATGGATTTTGGATTATAACCTTTTTTATAACTATTATTTCTCCTATAAAAAACAGTTATGTTATTCCAGTAGTAACTGAAGATACTGTTCAATTTGTATTTGGTACTATACAAAAATTTATACTATTATTTTTTATTTTAACAAGCTGGTTATATATAAAAAATCAAAAGAAAAAATATTATTTCTTATTACTTACCTTATTGTATTTTTTAATACCACTAAATCCTTATTGTATGCAGATATTAAAAATAGGAGTAACTCCTTATATTTGTTGGAGAGAATTATGGACAATCCCAATATGGGGTATTGCATGTATAGGGCTATATGGTCTGACATTACTTAGTGCAACATATATTGTATCTATCTTTAAACAGGGAAATAAAAACTTTATACAGTGTATTTTGTTATGTTTTTTTACTATTAGTATGCTGTCGCTTTCAAACTTAAGATCCTCAAATTTTGAGAGAATGGGTTTTGACAGACTATGGTACCCACATATTTATGAAAAAGTACTTTCAACTATTGATAAAAATCTCACTTCAGGTCAAACAATTATAGCCCCTTATGATCTTTCATGTTGGTTAACGACATTTAAGAAAAGATATCATGTCCTTACAAATAGATACTTAGTTGCACTAGATGAATACATTAAGTTATACGATCCTAATATTGCTGCTTTTCTTAATTTAGAAAATCCTACAAAAGAAGAACAGATCTTCTTTATAAATTGGGTAAAAGATGTCTCACCTAATGCTATAGTAATAAAAAACTCTCAAAGACTTTATAACAACTTAACTTTGCTAGGATATGAACGTATCCTAATAGATCCTACAGGAGATTTATTTTTAAAAATTAAATAG